GGTGATGCTCCAGAAGCTGAGTTCTATGTACCTTTCAAAGAGAACTTAATTATTAGATCATACTGTAATTTACATGGTCTTTGGAAAAACTAGTTTTAGTTTAAAATATAAAACTACCTCTTTCGAGGTAGTTTTTTTTTTATATAAATAGATTTATACCAGAGGTTGATGCTGACTCTAGATAGTTTGCTACTCCACCGATTGTAGCTTCATCTATTAACTCTTCCTGCTTAACACCCATAACATCCATGGACATCTGACAAGCAATAAATTTTGTATCATTTTCAATTAAAGTATTTAACATCTCTTGCAGGGTATTTATTTTTAGGTTTTTCATGATTCCTTTCATCATAAAAGCACCTATTCCACCCATATTCATTTTTGATAAACCAAGTTTATTTAAGTTATTAGGTAACATCATCCCAAACATTTTACCCATTATACCTTTTTTCACCCTAACCTTATCACGTTTTTTTATTATACTTAGACCCCAAAAAGTAAAAAATATTGTTACTTTCTTTCCAGAAGCTATTGCTCCATTTGCAATTACCATAGAAGCTAGAGCTTTATCCATATCATCACTAAAGCAGATAATTGTTACTTCATTTCCAGAGGTACTTACAGAGTAACCTGTATTGTTAACACTCTCTGTTTTTGCTGACTTTTCAATTAAGGCAACAACTTTTCCTTTAGACTGTTCAACACCAATTATTTTGTTTCCTGTCATATTACACCAAGATGTAACATCCTTATAAAACCCTGGGTCGGATGCAGTTACTCTTAACTTACTACTAGCTGGAATTTTATCAATTTCTGTTTTTAGTTTAAGGATAGGTCCTGGACATTGAAGACCGCAGGCGTCAACATCAATAAAACCACCAGTAAATTCATTAACTAAATTTTCTGGAACTCTATTTGGAGAAGTATTTGTAAACTCAATTTTATTTGTCTGTTCTTTAATAGATGAGAAAAAGATATTTAATCCACCAGATAAGATACTAACACTCTTAAACCCTTCTTGTCTTAGAATTCTTTCAGTTAGATAAGCTCTTAATCCCCCGGAGCATAACACTACAATTTTTTTATTTTTAGGAATTTTTTCTAAGTTAGATCTAACTTCACTCTTATCCATTTGTAATGTTCCACTTAATGGGTGTAACTCTCTCTCATCAACAGTTCTTATATCTAATAATACATAATCCGGATTATTAGTTGTAATTATCTCATTTAACTCATGCCATTTAGTATGTGTTGATCTATTTAGAAGAACATTTTCAGCAGTAAAACCTAGAATATTTACAGGATCTTTACTTGAAGAGAATGGAGGAGCATAGGCGTGTTCAACTTCTGTTAAGTCATTTACTGTTCCACCCATTCTAATAACTGCTGCAATCATTTCTAATCTTTTATCAACACCCTCGTATCCAACACCTTGAGCTCCTAATAACTTACCTTCCTTATCAAATACAAGTTTAAGGAATAGTTGCATTGCTCCAGGATAATACCCCGCGTGACTTGATCCATTAACAATAACAGAGAGAGAATCTTCTACGGATTTTTCAGGAAGTCCAGTAGTTGCAACTGTTAAATCAAATATTTTTGCAATTGATGTTCCAATTGCGCCTTTATATGGTTTTTTACTATTATATACTAGGTTGTCAGCTAAAATCCTTGCCTGTTTCCCAGCTGGCCCTGCTAATGGAACAATTGCATTTTTCCCAGTAATCCCATGTTTCATCTCAGCTGCATCACCTAATGCGTATATATCTTTAGCTGATGTCTCTAAAAACTCATTTACTACAATACCCCTATTAACATCAATTCCAGCATTCTCTGCTAAAACTGTTAGAGGTTTAACTCCAATGGATAAAACAACCATATCTGTAAATATTCTTTTACCACTTTGTAGTTCTATCTCTATTCTATTTCCTAGATCTTTTAAACTCTTTACTCCATCAGAAAGATATAGGGCTACTTCTTTAAACTTTAAATGTTCGTGGACTTGTGCTGCCATTTCGTAGTCTAGTGGAGTCATAACCTGATTCGCCATCTCGACAATTGTTACATTTAATCCTCTATCATATAGATTTTCAGCTGCTTCCATTCCTATGAATCCAGCACCAATTACCACTGCACTTGTAGGTTTATCATTATCAATTGCAGCTTTTAATTTATCCGCATCAGGGACATTTCTTAGTGTAAAAACTTTATTACTATCAATTCCACTTATAGGGGGAACAATGGGAGTAGCTCCTGGAGAAAGAATTAATTTATCGTATGATTCAGTTGTTATATTGCTATTAGTTAAATTTATAACTTTAACAGTTTTATTAATTTTATCAATGGAGAGAACCTCGTGATTATTTTTAACATCAATATTCAAATTTTCTTTAAATGTTGAAGGGTTTTCTAAAAATAGTTTCTCTCTGTCTTTTATCGTTTCACCTACATAATAGGGTAGACCACAATTTGCATAGGAGATGTATTCTCCTTTTTCAAAAATAATTATCTCTGCATGTTCATCGTTTCTTCTTAACCTTGCTGCTACTGCTGCACCACCTGCAACACCACCTACAATTACATATTTCATATACCCTCCAATTTTATCTATATAAATATATCTTAATATTTGTAATTCTATATGTATTGATATAAATATGCAATAAAATATTATCTATTTAGTCAAAATCATAAAATTCTTAGTTTAAGATATATAATTAATCTTAATCTAATACTTGATAAAAAAAATTATAAAAATTAAGTGAATTTACCTTAGCTTGTTTTAAACACTATTTTTTGATATAAATAAGCAAACTAAATTTAATGTAATTGTAGGATATGGATGAATAAAATCACAAATGTTTTAGCTGAAAGATATGCTTCTAAATCTATGAAGGATATCTGGTCTGGTGCAGGCCGTATTGTAATGGAAAGAGAGTTATGGATTGCTGTAATGAAGGCACAAAAGGATTTAGGTCTTGATGTAACAGACGAAGTTATTAAATCCTATGAGTCTGTAATAAATATTGTTAATCTTGACTCGATTGATAGTAGAGAGAGGGTTACAAGACATGATGTTAAAGCTCGAATTGAAGAATTTTGTGAATTGGCTGGTTTTGAGCATATACATAAAGGTATGACAAGTAGGGATTTAACCGAGAATGTTGAGCAATTACAAATCTATAGATCATTAAAATTAATTAGAGAAAAAGCTGTTACGACTCTATATAAGATGAGCTTAAAAGCAACTGAGTATAAAGATCAAATTATAACAGCTAGAACACATAATGTGGCTGCACAACCTACAACATTAGGTAAAAGAATCTCAATGTTTGGTCAAGAGTTACTACTTGGATTAGAACACTTAGATAGGGTAATTGAGAACTACTCTGTTAGAGGAATTAAAGGAGCTGTTGGAACACAAATAGATCAAATGACTCTTTTTGATGGAGATACTAGTAAGGTTAGAGACCTAGAAAATAAAATTGTATCCCATTTAGGTATAAAGAGCTCAATAAATGCTGTAGGACAGGTATATCCTAGAAGTTTAGACTTTACTGTGGTTAGTGCTCTCTACTCACTTACTAGTGGGCCAAGTAGTTTTGCAAAAACACTACGTATAATGGCAGGAAATGAGACAGCTTCAGAGGGCTTTGCAAAGGGTCAAGTTGGTTCTTCTGCAATGCCCCATAAAATGAACAGTCGATCCTGTGAAAGAGTTAATGGTTTTCATCTTATATTAAATGGATATATGAATATGTTAGGTGGTTTAGCTGGAGATCAGTGGAATGAGGGTGATGTTTC
Above is a genomic segment from Thiospirochaeta perfilievii containing:
- the purB gene encoding adenylosuccinate lyase, whose product is MNKITNVLAERYASKSMKDIWSGAGRIVMERELWIAVMKAQKDLGLDVTDEVIKSYESVINIVNLDSIDSRERVTRHDVKARIEEFCELAGFEHIHKGMTSRDLTENVEQLQIYRSLKLIREKAVTTLYKMSLKATEYKDQIITARTHNVAAQPTTLGKRISMFGQELLLGLEHLDRVIENYSVRGIKGAVGTQIDQMTLFDGDTSKVRDLENKIVSHLGIKSSINAVGQVYPRSLDFTVVSALYSLTSGPSSFAKTLRIMAGNETASEGFAKGQVGSSAMPHKMNSRSCERVNGFHLILNGYMNMLGGLAGDQWNEGDVSCSVVRRVALPDSFFAVDGLFETFLTILDQFETFPAVIESENNHYFPFLSTTTIMMEAVKKGAGREAAHEAIKEHAVQTVKDLRNGIVKDNDLLERLAEDSRLGLDITELQSIIDRGRELVGAANSQVSTFTNEVEKWIKLYPNAKFYNPGSIL
- a CDS encoding FAD-dependent oxidoreductase, which gives rise to MKYVIVGGVAGGAAVAARLRRNDEHAEIIIFEKGEYISYANCGLPYYVGETIKDREKLFLENPSTFKENLNIDVKNNHEVLSIDKINKTVKVINLTNSNITTESYDKLILSPGATPIVPPISGIDSNKVFTLRNVPDADKLKAAIDNDKPTSAVVIGAGFIGMEAAENLYDRGLNVTIVEMANQVMTPLDYEMAAQVHEHLKFKEVALYLSDGVKSLKDLGNRIEIELQSGKRIFTDMVVLSIGVKPLTVLAENAGIDVNRGIVVNEFLETSAKDIYALGDAAEMKHGITGKNAIVPLAGPAGKQARILADNLVYNSKKPYKGAIGTSIAKIFDLTVATTGLPEKSVEDSLSVIVNGSSHAGYYPGAMQLFLKLVFDKEGKLLGAQGVGYEGVDKRLEMIAAVIRMGGTVNDLTEVEHAYAPPFSSSKDPVNILGFTAENVLLNRSTHTKWHELNEIITTNNPDYVLLDIRTVDERELHPLSGTLQMDKSEVRSNLEKIPKNKKIVVLCSGGLRAYLTERILRQEGFKSVSILSGGLNIFFSSIKEQTNKIEFTNTSPNRVPENLVNEFTGGFIDVDACGLQCPGPILKLKTEIDKIPASSKLRVTASDPGFYKDVTSWCNMTGNKIIGVEQSKGKVVALIEKSAKTESVNNTGYSVSTSGNEVTIICFSDDMDKALASMVIANGAIASGKKVTIFFTFWGLSIIKKRDKVRVKKGIMGKMFGMMLPNNLNKLGLSKMNMGGIGAFMMKGIMKNLKINTLQEMLNTLIENDTKFIACQMSMDVMGVKQEELIDEATIGGVANYLESASTSGINLFI